A stretch of Chiloscyllium plagiosum isolate BGI_BamShark_2017 chromosome 6, ASM401019v2, whole genome shotgun sequence DNA encodes these proteins:
- the mxra5a gene encoding matrix-remodeling-associated protein 5 → MREILCNMVNAVTISLVLILSLGYPCLSIFCPNSCTCYFSTEVHCTFRSLKAVPSRLPMMVERINLGFNNIQSVSNTSFRGLEKLQLLMLHGNDIQRLNDGTFKHLHSLQVLKISYNKLSSIKEQTFQGLVNLVRLHLDHNKIEFIQPGAFHGLTSLKLIHLEANLLRQIHPRTFVTFSFLQHFTFSSIKHLYLSENLIPTLPKDIFHSMSKLESVYLHGNPWSCDCRLRWLLDWQKEARGVMKCKKDRTYPGGRMCSLCSEPKQFSRKELFNLDPNALTCKKPTIISPLKNNNNTEWDDEGEDVSRRNYQNPFGSMTLNLTDQQGNHNHLVCQSNRMRNGTKIQWQRLNQQQVAINMTLSATLMCYMDQQRMERLWKLIAYYSETPAKLERDLMLSKEPNSSYRYKQVIDDQAYYYTGVRANIMTKPSWLMQEHINIQLDRRQTTTDHVILLFSMHLSQSFQINDSPKRENSWVLIKDDGGLKRQHVLVTGTMLQLYCPIIASGSPSIKWTFPNGTQREASYTSEDNRVSVSKAGKLIVKAVGYGDSGLYQCIASVKDDMDTMTYRVVVQPTRVHPSQVEENGITVHSGDTISLPCSATAVPNAQLSWILPNNNVLSALANTTSGSVTENGTLVIQTSHVSNSGHYRCLAVNTYGVDSLTVNVAVIKKLHGQTIRKGKKDNRMSILNLFFRNGGSKAEEQDGSGRDTAYESQKQVTYNKYTGRILAGRKQLHADETHDRSRAESSRSIKLRQGSQRGRGKPTFDGRRRWDSRRRVSMSNKKIDPLKWADILAKVRAKTAPKVTEKPLLRIDKSTTISPAAKETKRNPLAVNRPGNFEQVSDEESGLEESSGNSEMNFSEDQLIQVSSRQSAIAKDYIMSENTTLNEMFVRRQQENLAPRGSTDSPRNQTFNATGHVLETTTESDTVAKFLSKPGNESDIWEMLITTTAALEQGSIQSTAVVIGMQPRQEYPEDDNVSVIESNTQAPETHTLEGLAEPWITEAVTDPAKRLAGKDSLMAIADINSNSDNASMFHIRDVTLTSQTVTTLTTTKATSMITRAFTSSTNAGTTAKLAPTVKVTTITTTVPNTTTKLAVITATATIPPTTTDKATTVKTKVPITIAKPTATVNASARASQSKNTSTTSQNYPKRRLPGRRRYRPNRYRQRQHLYPITRAKETKSTHINMTSSTWPSGKAIPREMNHSENGHMKVNSRLEKDPDSKLAYGKFNLPALEQLTTREPTRKSVNLLTIVKSPHQTNPSGAPSTPEPNQPKSLTSTTQTILDTTKTTSSKPPEMDPTILESLADPTKPLHLQRDYRLRNATKLDTTTVSPPISNTFGKPPDTASQFNAAASSNKPVSTTKALASVVPVGSGKLSGVHDTTKSSDVILNPIVPTAVLPISTTVTLTSKPTMDYLGVLTTITANAQGSRKTPKSNTELKVPTGTFLETETKLPVVEMSQKIPTFQKTGSDFTPNLSSSPDTRNPSQFYDLNVPVYRKATVNVVPEAQPTIINLRADPPLPSQVTVKVHNEILPPTISSRGILPTQKTAGMGEIPLEINRTDESNNKPDGDPLRQRAGTTQGRQQLKMTYMQGSNNLTWISRHKWKPDSNPSLISIPKQGSRLKSPNDILAGATPKLLTPAARARSHNLTNGEWSGVTGDPELTTFPPRTVENVTKPDESFIQSTSRTPFQSSSRMINKPMERVGADSDNKSKTALGHPIVQTPTANQGYQWRHRVEIPIQFTKEKPTESIPNRSMSMRTPTTIPNTTSIAERFRNTSWSKWLHHTPVLSKFDGNLSIAVQPSPNFRIIKRKPKIIPRHPMTVSVKAEMDAYLPCDAVGEPKPFIFWTKVSTGAVMMTSSRTLRFEVFDNGTLAIRNVQVQDRGQYLCTVRNLHGTDKVVTTLIVLAQPPRIDGSRYKDTTVYLGQPFLAECRAEGMPIPQVSWLLPSRKLLQTPSVGVGRGGGSLTLSQNGTLSIRETAFSDRGIYKCIASNTVGADTVTVRLHVAALPPMIQQEKAESLTVAPGQGIHVHCTAKAAPPANIRWILFDGTQIRPSQFINGNLFVFPNGTLYIRSLSERDVGNYECVATNIVGVARRTVSINIQKRSATAKITVSSPQKVDISYGSTLHLDCVAAGDPGPRILWRLPSRLLADSRYSYSKRIKVYDNGTLVVQSVTDKDAGDYLCVARNKMGDDFMVLKVNVMMKPAKIEYKQDVKQKVMYGKDLKVDCIASGLPDPEISWSLPDGTMVNSVMQSDDSGTRTRRYIVFDNGTLYFNEVGLRDEGDYTCYAVNEIGKDEMKVNVKVVAEPPSFQSGAPSLVQVAYGESFTIKCGAKGEPTPWISWYSPTNRFILSSTKYQVTTDGTLHIHKVQRSDSGNYTCIARNTAGESRRIVTVQVNIEAPSINGQKGTNTVIKVKAMKETRKQIDCKAEGVPPPRVMWVLSENVVVTAPYYGSRIQVHHNGTLDIQSLKRSDAEKLVCIAHNEGGEARLTVHLEVVNTLEKPSFTNPLSAGVAIVIGNSVNLNCSSRGIPTPETTWILPDGNRLLSGQRLRKMYHGRDGTLHIISPSAAEAGAYRCIARNTVGSVERLVTLEIGHKPEIHNRYTSLVQILPGERMRLDCMVGGNPQPELSWVLPSGVVLNRPQDVGRFSVLQNGSLIVNDASVYDRGTYSCKAMSDLGLSFMSVSVIVIAYPPRITNGPSPVTYVRHGVSVQLNCRAMGIPRAEISWELPDKTRVTVINQARLIGNKYLDPQGLLILQNPSNRDTGFYKCTAKNLLGSDSKMTYVHVF, encoded by the exons ATGCGGGAGATTTTGTGCAATATGGTTAATGCAGTGACCATCTCATTGGTTCTGATTCTGTCTCTGGGATATCCATGCCTATCCATCTTCTGTCCTAATTCCTGTACCTGCTATTTCTCAACTGAAGTCCACTGCACGTTTCGGTCACTAAAAGCAGTGCCATCCAGATTACCGATGATGGTGGAAAGAATCAATTTAGG CTTTAACAATATCCAATCTGTGAGCAACACTTCGTTTCGTGGGCTGGAAAAGTTGCAGCTTCTGATGTTGCATGGGAATGACATCCAGAGGCTTAATGATGGAACTTTTAAACATTTGCACTCATTGCAG gtACTTAAAATAAGCTACAATAAACTGAGTTCCATAAAAGAGCAGACATTTCAGGGACTGGTGAATTTAGTACGCTTGCACTTAGACCATAATAAGATTGAGTTCATTCAACCTGGTGCTTTCCACGGACTGACCTCTCTGAAGCTCATCCACCTCGAAGCCAACCTGTTGAGGCAAATCCATCCACGCACCTTTGTCACCTTCTCGTTTCTacaacattttacattttcatcAATAAAGCACCTCTACCTCTCTGAAAATCTCATTCCAACACTACCCAAAGACATATTCCATTCAATGTCCAAACTGGAAAGCGTCTACCTCCATGGGAATCCGTGGTCATGTGACTGCAGGTTAAGATGGCTCCTGGACTGGCAGAAAGAGGCTAGAG GTGTTATGAAATGTAAAAAGGACAGAACGTATCCAGGAGGCCGAATGTGCTCACTGTGCTCCGAACCCAAGCAATTCAGCAGAAAAGAGCTTTTCAATTTGGATCCTAATGCCCTCACTTGTAAGAAGCCCACAATCATATCCCCATTGAAGAACAACAACAACACTGAATGGGACGATGAAGGTGAAGATGTATCACGTCGAAACTATCAAAATCCATTTGGCAGCATGACTTTGAACTTAACGGACCAGCAAGGAAACCACAACCACTTGGTCTGTCAATCCAACAGGATGAGGAATGGCACGAAGATTCAATGGCAGCGTCTAAATCAGCAGCAAGTCGCCATTAATATGACCCTTTCAGCAACCCTGATGTGCTATATGGATCAACAAAGGATGGAAAGGCTGTGGAAACTTATTGCCTATTACAGTGAAACACCTGCAAAATTAGAAAGAGATTTAATGTTGTCCAAGGAACCCAACTCAAGCTATCGATATAAGCAAGTCATTGATGACCAAGCTTACTATTACACTGGTGTTAGAGCGAATATTATGACGAAGCCCTCATGGTTAATGCAAGAGCACATCAATATCCAACTTGACAGAAGGCAAACAACTACAGACCATGTTATCCTTCTGTTCTCAATGCACTTGTCTCAAAGCTTTCAAATCAATgacagcccaaagagagagaatagCTGGGTATTAATCAAAGATGATGGTGGGCTGAAGAGGCAGCATGTTTTAGTTACTGGGActatgctgcagttatactgtCCAATCATTGCCTCAGGGAGTCCATCTATAAAATGGACATTTCCAAATGGTACCCAAAGGGAAGCCTCATACACCAGTGAAGACAACCGTGTTTCTGTTTCAAAAGCTGGCAAGTTAATAGTGAAGGCAGTGGGGTATGGTGATTCAGGTTTATATCAATGTATTGCATCAGTAAAAGATGATATGGATACAATGACCTACCGAGTTGTCGTGCAACCCACAAGAGTACATCCAAGCCAAGTTGAAGAAAATGGCATCACTGTACATTCGGGGGATACTATCTCTCTGCCCTGCAGTGCCACTGCAGTACCAAATGCCCAACTGAGTTGGATCCTGCCAAATAACAATGTCCTCAGTGCCTTAGCAAACACTACGAGTGGATCTGTAACGGAAAATGGAACTCTAGTCATCCAAACTAGCCATGTTAGTAATAGTGGTCACTACAGGTGTCTCGCCGTCAACACGTATGGAGTCGATTCACTGACTGTTAATGTGGCAGTCATTAAAAAGTTGCATGGCCAAACCATTAGAAAGGGGAAGAAAGACAATAGAATGTCAATTCTCAATCTCTTTTTCAGGAATGGTGGTTCAAAGGCTGAGGAACAGGATGGTTCAGGTAGAGACACAGCGTATGAAAGTCAGAAACAGGTAACCTACAACAAATACACTGGCAGAATTCTGGCTGGACGTAAACAACTCCATGCTGATGAGACGCATGACCGTTCCAGAGCTGAATCCAGCCGGAGCATCAAACTAAGGCAGGGCTCACAGCGGGGGAGGGGGAAGCCAACCTTCGATGGCAGGAGGCGGTGGGATTCACGCAGGAGGGTCAGTATGTCCAATAAGAAGATCGATCCGCTAAAGTGGGCAGACATCCTGGCAAAGGTGAGGGCAAAGACTGCTCCTAAAGTAACGGAAAAGCCTTTGCTCCGAATCGACAAATCGACCACCATCTCGCCAGCTGCAAAAGAAACCAAAAGAAATCCCTTGGCAGTGAATCGCCCGGGAAATTTCGAACAAGTCTCAGACGAGGAGTCAGGTCTTGAGGAATCATCAGGAAACAGTGAAATGAATTTTTCGGAGGACCAGTTGATACAAGTAAGCTCGCGTCAGAGTGCAATAGCAAAAGACTACATTATGTCAGAGAACACCACCCTGAATGAAATGTTCGTTCGTAGACAGCAGGAAAATCTTGCACCGAGAGGCAGTACTGATTCCCCGAGAAACCAAACATTTAATGCAACTGGTCATGTTCTGGAAACCACCACTGAGTCTGACACTGTAGCCAAGTTTCTTTCAAAGCCGGGGAATGAGTCAGACATTTGGGAAATGTTGATAACCACAACAGCAGCTTTGGAACAGGGCAGTATTCAGTCAACAGCGGTAGTGATTGGGATGCAGCCAAGACAGGAGTATCCAGAAGATGATAATGTATCTGTCATAGAAAGCAACACTCAGGCTCCAGAAACACATACACTCGAGGGGTTAGCAGAACCTTGGATCACTGAAGCAGTTACAGATCCAGCGAAGAGACTTGCTGGGAAGGACTCCTTAATGGCTATTGCAGATATAAACTCAAACAGCGATAATGCCAGCATGTTTCACATCAGAGACGTGACCTTAACAAGTCAAACAGTTACCACTTTAACCACAACCAAAGCAACTTCAATGATCACCAGAGCCTTCACCTCCTCCACAAATGCTGGAACTACTGCCAAATTGGCCCCCACTGTAAAAGTAACTACCATTACAACCACGGTCCCTAATACCACAACCAAACTAGCTGTCATCACAGCCACTGCTACCATTCCTCCCACCACTACAGACAAAGCAACTACCGTGAAAACCAAAGTGCCCATTACCATAGCAAAGCCAACTGCCACCGTGAATGCCAGTGCAAGGGCTAGTCAAAGCAAAAACACCTCTACCACTTCTCAAAACTATCCAAAGCGAAGATTGCCTGGCAGAAGGAGATATCGGCCTAACAGGTACAGGCAAAGACAACATTTATATCCAATAACCAGGGCCAAAGAAACAAAATCTACTCACATAAATATGACATCAAGCACTTGGCCAAGTGGGAAAGCCATTCCAAGAGAAATGAATCATTCTGAAAATGGCCATATGAAAGTCAACTCTAGGTTAGAGAAGGATCCAGATTCAAAGTTAGCTTATGGTAAATTCAATTTGCCTGCTTTAGAACAACTGACAACAAGGGAACCAACACGAAAATCAGTGAATCTCTTAACCATTGTCAAATCCCCACATCAAACTAACCCTTCAGGAGCACCTAGCACTCCGGAGCCAAATCAACCAAAATCATTAACTTCAACAACACAGACAATACTTGATACTACAAAAACCACTTCCTCAAAACCCCCTGAGATGGACCCAACCATTCTTGAATCTTTAGCCGACCCCACAAAACCGTTGCATCTTCAAAGGGATTATAGGTTGCGCAATGCTACAAAACTTGACACTACAACCGTATCACCTCCGATATCCAATACATTTGGAAAACCTCCCGACACTGCTTCTCAATTCAATGCTGCGGCATCAAGTAATAAACCTGTATCAACCACAAAAGCCTTAGCTTCTGTTGTTCCAGTTGGATCTGGGAAGTTAAGTGGAGTCCATGACACCACAAAATCATCAGATGTCATCTTAAATCCAATAGTCCCGACGGCAGTCCTTCCAATTTCTACAACAGTTACTTTGACATCAAAACCTACAATGGATTACCTTGGAGTGTTAACGACGATCACTGCTAACGCACAGGGATCCAGGAAAACTCCAAAGTCAAACACTGAGCTGAAAGTACCAACCGGCACATTTTTAGAAACTGAGACTAAACTACCAGTGGTTGAAATGTCTCAGAAAATTCCCACATTTCAAAAAACTGGAAGTGACTTTACACCAAATCTATCTTCTTCACCTGACACTAGAAATCCTTCACAATTTTATGACTTGAATGTTCCCGTGTACAGAAAAGCAACAGTTAATGTTGTGCCAGAAGCCCAACCGACCATTATAAACTTAAGAGCGGATCCTCCTTTGCCTTCTCAAGTCACAGTTAAAGTGCACAATGAAATTCTTcctccaactatttcttcacGAGGTATCTTGCCCACTCAGAAAACTGCTGGAATGGGAGAAATTCCACTGGAAATCAACAGAACAGATGAAAGTAATAATAAACCAGATGGAGACCCTTTAAGACAACGTGCAGGAACTACACAGGGCAGGCAACAACTTAAAATGACATACATGCAAGGATCAAACAACTTAACTTGGATTTCAAGGCATAAGTGGAAgccagattcaaatcccagctTAATTTCCATTCCAAAACAAGGCTCTAGGCTTAAATCTCCCAATGATATCTTGGCAGGAGCAACACCAAAGCTGCTGACACCTGCAGCAAGGGCTAGGTCCCATAATTTGACAAATGGAGAATGGTCAGGAGTTACTGGTGATCCTGAGTTGACAACATTCCCACCTAGAACAGTggaaaatgtaacaaaacccgatGAATCTTTCATCCAGTCAACATCAAGAACCCCTTTCCAAAGTAGTTCAAGGATGATTAACAAGCCAATGGAGAGGGTAGGTGCTGATTCAGACAACAAATCAAAAACAGCATTAGGACATCCCATCGTTCAAACACCTACCGCAAATCAAGGTTACCAATGGCGTCATCGTGTAGAGATTCCAATTCAATTTACTAAAGAGAAACCGACAGAATCTATACCCAATAGAAGCATGTCCATGAGAACACCTACAACTATACCCAACACAACTAGCATTGCTGAAAGGTTCAGAAACACCTCATGGAGCAAATGGCTCCATCACACCCCAGTCCTTTCAAAGTTCGATGGGAACTTGTCCATTGCTGTACAACCATCTCCCAATTTCAGGATAATAAAGCGGAAGCCGAAAATAATACCAAGGCACCCTATGACAGTTTCAGTGAAAGCAGAGATGGACGCTTATCTTCCTTGTGATGCAGTTGGGGAGCCCAAGCCTTTTATATTTTGGACAAAAGTGTCAACAG GAGCTGTGATGATGACAAGCAGCAGAACACTGCGATTTGAAGTTTTTGACAATGGAACACTGGCAATTCGCAACGTCCAAGTGCAGGACCGCGGGCAGTACTTGTGCACAGTGCGAAACCTGCATGGCACAGATAAGGTGGTGACCACATTGATCGTGCTGGCCCAGCCTCCGAGGATAGATGGATCCCGCTACAAAGACACCACCGTCTACCTGGGTCAACCATTCCTGGCGGAGTGCAGAGCTGAGGGGATGCCTATTCCCCAGGTTTCCTGGCTGCTGCCCAGTAGAAAGCTCCTGCAGACCCCCAGCGTTGGCGTTGGCAGAGGAGGAGGCAGCTTGACGCTATCACAGAACGGGACCCTGTCCATCAGGGAGACCGCGTTCTCAGACCGCGGGATCTACAAGTGCATCGCCAGCAACACCGTGGGAGCAGACACCGTGACGGTGAGGCTCCACGTGGCAGCACTGCCACCCATGATTCAACAAGAAAAGGCCGAAAGCCTGACTGTCGCTCCAGGCCAGGGCATCCACGTTCACTGCACTGCCAAAGCTGCACCCCCAGCAAATATCCGCTGGATCCTTTTCGATGGGACACAGATCCGGCCTTCCCAATTTATCAATGGCAACCTGTTTGTTTTCCCAAACGGGACACTTTACATACGTAGCCTGTCAGAGCGTGACGTGGGAAATTACGAATGCGTGGCGACCAATATAGTTGGTGTTGCCAGGAGGACAGTCAGCATAAACATTCAAAAGCGCTCAGCGACCGCCAAGATTACTGTATCCTCTCCACAAAAAGTCGACATTAGCTACGGAAGCACTCTACACCTGGACTGTGTTGCTGCAGGAGATCCAGGTCCAAGAATACTCTGGAGATTGCCATCAAGATTGCTAGCGGATTCACGCTACAG ttACAGCAAGAGAATCAAAGTATATGACAATGGCACCCTGGTCGTTCAATCAGTTACAGACAAAGACGCTGGAGATTACCTTTGTGTAGCCAGGAACAAGATGGGAGATGACTTCATGGTGCTTAAGGTGAATGTGATGATGAAGCCAGCAAAGATTGAGTACAAGCAGGATGTCAAGCAGAAGGTTATGTATGGTAAAGATCTCAAGGTTGACTGCATTGCATCAGGATTACCAGATCCAGAGATCTCCTGGAGCCTCCCAGATGGTACCATGGTCAACAGTGTCATGCAGTCCGATGACAGTGGGACAAGAACCCGCAGATACATAGTTTTCGATAACGGCACCCTGTACTTCAATGAGGTTGGGTTGAGAGATGAAGGTGACTACACTTGCTATGCGGTAAACGAGATTGGTAAAGATGAGATGAAGGTCAACGTAAAGGTAGTAGCAGAGCCACCAAGTTTCCAGAGTGGCGCTCCCTCCCTTGTTCAGGTGGCGTACGGTGAGTCCTTcacaataaaatgtggagctaaGGGAGAGCCAACTCCGTGGATCAGCTGGTACTCTCCAACCAACAGATTCATCCTGTCCTCCACAAAGTACCAAGTCACAACCGATGGTACTCTGCACATACACAAGGTACAGAGATCGGACAGCGGAAACTACACGTGCATCGCTAGAAATACGGCAGGAGAGAGTAGAAGAATCGTCACTGTGCAGGTAAACATCGAAGCACCCAGTATTAATGGGCAGAAGGGCACGAATACAGTGATCAAGGTAAAAGCAATGAAGGAAACCCGCAAGCAAATAGACTGTAAGGCAGAAGGGGTGCCTCCTCCACGGGTCATGTGGGTGTTGTCAGAAAATGTGGTTGTAACAGCCCCATATTATGGAAGTAGAATTCAGGTGCATCATAATGGAACACTTGACATCCAGAGCTTGAAGAGGTCAGATGCAGAAAAGTTAGTGTGCATTGCTCATAATGAAGGAGGAGAAGCCAGGCTGACTGTGCATCTCGAAGTAGTGAACACCCTGGAGAAGCCTTCGTTCACCAACCCACTTAGTGCCGGAGTTGCCATCGTGATCGGCAACAGTGTAAACCTGAACTGCTCTTCCAGGGGGATTCCAACTCCTGAAACAACCTGGATCCTACCGGATGGGAACAGGCTCCTGAGCGGTCAGCGATTGCGAAAGATGTACCACGGTAGGGATGGCACCTTACACATCATTAGTCCATCTGCTGCAGAGGCTGGAGCTTACCGCTGCATTGCCAGGAACACGGTGGGCTCCGTTGAGAGGTTGGTGACTTTGGAGATTGGCCACAAACCCGAAATACACAATCGGTACACGAGTTTGGTCCAAATCCTGCCGGGAGAAAGGATGAGGCTGGATTGCATGGTAGGGGGAAATCCGCAACCTGAGTTATCATGGGTTTTACCCAGTGGAGTGGTCCTGAACAGACCTCAAGATGTAGGCCGCTTCTCCGTCTTGCAGAATGGCTCACTCATTGTTAATGATGCCTCTGTGTACGACAGAGGGACTTACTCTTGCAAAGCCATGAGCGACCTGGGCCTTAGCTTCATGAGTGTCTCAGTGATTGTGATAGCCTACCCTCCCCGCATTACCAACGGGCCGAGTCCCGTGACGTATGTGAGACACGGTGTCTCGGTTCAGCTGAACTGCAGGGCCATGGGGATCCCGAGAGCGGAAATAAGCTGGGAACTTCCAGACAAGACCCGGGTCACTGTCATAAATCAGGCTCGCTTGATTGGAAACAAATACCTTGACCCTCAAGGGTTGCTAATTTTACAGAATCCGAGCAACAGAGACACTGGCTTTTATAAATGCACTGCTAAAAACCTGCTGGGCAGCGACTCAAAGATGACCTACGTCCACGTTTTTTAA